The following DNA comes from Deltaproteobacteria bacterium.
TCGACAGTCAGTTTGCCTTGAATTGCCATCGCCCACTGAGCTATTTGCTTGCTGACGTTGCCCGGTCCGATGCACTGGGCACCCAATAACTTACCAGTTTTTCGATCAGCGATGAGCTTGGTGACTAGGAGCTTACCTTCCATGTATCCGGGTTTGTCAGGACTGGCGTTGATTACTGTGATGATGTCATAATGCCCCCATTTTTTTGCGGCTGTCTCTGAGAGTCCCGTTGAGCCTGCGGTATAATCAAAAACCTTGCAGATACCTGTTTGAATCGTTCCTGGAAATACTATGCAATTTTCCGAAGCGGCGTTTTCTCCCGCCACACGTCCCTGAAGGTTGGCCAAATCACCGTAGGGCGCCAGGACCTTTTTGCGGGTAATTCTGTTCACCGTTTCAACACAGTCGCCCACGGCATAGATGTCCGGGTCGGAAGTCTGCATGTATTTGTTGACATTTATGCCGCCCAATTTTCCTATTTTCAAGCCTGCCTCTTTGGCCAGTTTGACGTTGGGGCTGACGCCAATGGTCACGACCGCTAATTCACAAGACAGTTCCATGCCGTTTTGCAATTTTACCGCCGTCAGTTTTCCTTTTTCACCCATAAAGGCAGCTACGCCGTTGCCGGTGATGACATTAGCTCCTTTGCTTTTGACATGGTTTTCCACGAGCTTGGCCAGTTCCCAGTCCAGAAAAGTGAGCATTTGAGGCAGAAGTTCAATCACTGTTATTTCGATACCAGCAAGTTGAAGCGCTTCACAGGTTTCGATGCCGATCAAACCGCCGCCTATAACTACAGCTTTCTTTATTTTTTTTTCATCACGAATTTTGCGCAGATAATCGTTGTCTTTCATGGATTTCAAGGTTGTAATGCCTTCGAGTTCCAGACCGGGCACCGGCGGCATTTGAGAGACAGAACCGGTGGCGATAACGAGTTTATCATAAGTCAGTGAGCCGGTTTCTCCTGTCG
Coding sequences within:
- a CDS encoding FAD-dependent oxidoreductase, whose protein sequence is MTKRKRIIVIGGSAAGPKAAAKARRIDNNAEVVILQKDADLSMASCGYPYYIGGYFNDRNMLLCTPTGVVRTPTFYLNAKDIDAKVNTEITAIDRENHSVSFKNIATGETGSLTYDKLVIATGSVSQMPPVPGLELEGITTLKSMKDNDYLRKIRDEKKIKKAVVIGGGLIGIETCEALQLAGIEITVIELLPQMLTFLDWELAKLVENHVKSKGANVITGNGVAAFMGEKGKLTAVKLQNGMELSCELAVVTIGVSPNVKLAKEAGLKIGKLGGINVNKYMQTSDPDIYAVGDCVETVNRITRKKVLAPYGDLANLQGRVAGENAASENCIVFPGTIQTGICKVFDYTAGSTGLSETAAKKWGHYDIITVINASPDKPGYMEGKLLVTKLIADRKTGKLLGAQCIGPGNVSKQIAQWAMAIQGKLTVEDLINADLPYAPPFSLAIDHFIATAHLMQNKMKNRLKGISCKEVRGKVLANEEPFILDVRGPDEFEQIRLGIGETLIPLGALRKRLKELPEDKNKEIICYCKISLRGYEAALVLEGKGWKNVKVMEGGIMAWPYPRGK